A genomic window from Bacillus rossius redtenbacheri isolate Brsri chromosome 7, Brsri_v3, whole genome shotgun sequence includes:
- the LOC134534160 gene encoding pyridoxine/pyridoxamine 5'-phosphate oxidase isoform X2, translating to MSTFFIEQEIILEDSKDAGMRKKYKDDLEVFTEDDLKLKEPIGQFRVWFEEACKRPEILEPNEVHLATATKDGAPSVRPVLLKGFGTDGFRFFSNYNSRKGRELAENPRAALSFYWPCLNRCVRVEGRVEKIPASESDEYFHSRPIGSQIGSAVSEQSKPIAGRQVLIEKEKAMLAEYGTKNEVPRPSWWGGYIVVPEAVEFWQGQTTRLHDRIRFRKPRAGEEVPDGRLLHQGDDGWVYERLSP from the exons atgagtaccttttttattgaacaagagataatactTGAAGATAGTAAGGATgcag gGATGAGGAAGAAGTACAAGGATGACTTGGAAGTGTTTACGGAAGATGACTTGAAGCTGAAGGAGCCGATCGGACAGTTCCGTGTGTGGTTCGAGGAAGCTTGCAAGAGACCTGAAATTCTGGAGCCAAACGAAGTACACCTCGCCACAGCAACAAA AGATGGTGCTCCGTCGGTGCGGCCGGTACTGCTAAAAGGGTTCGGCACAGACGGCTTCAGGTTCTTCTCCAACTACAACAGTCGAAAGGGTAGAGAACTC gcAGAAAACCCACGTGCTGCTTTGTCATTTTATTGGCCGTGCTTAAATAGATGT gtTCGTGTCGAAGGAAGAGTCGAGAAAATACCAGCCTCCGAGTCAGATGAATACTTCCACTCCCGACCAATCGGGAGTCAGATAGGCTCAGCAGTAAGTGAGCAGAGCAAGCCCATAGCTGGTCGGCAAGTCTTGATCGAAAAGGAGAAAGCTATGCTCGCAGAATATGGAACCAAAAATGAAGTTCCTCGACCATCATGGTG GGGTGGTTACATTGTTGTTCCTGAAGCTGTGGAGTTCTGGCAAGGTCAGACGACAAGACTCCATGACAGAATACGCTTTCGCAAGCCTCGTGCCGGAGAGGAGGTGCCAGATGGGAGATTGCTTCACCAGGGAGATGATGGATGGGTCTACGAGAGATTATCACCATAA
- the LOC134534160 gene encoding pyridoxine/pyridoxamine 5'-phosphate oxidase isoform X1 — translation MFLTKHFKYIRLFKIISMMSNSVKACIPNSSYSIDIGGMRKKYKDDLEVFTEDDLKLKEPIGQFRVWFEEACKRPEILEPNEVHLATATKDGAPSVRPVLLKGFGTDGFRFFSNYNSRKGRELAENPRAALSFYWPCLNRCVRVEGRVEKIPASESDEYFHSRPIGSQIGSAVSEQSKPIAGRQVLIEKEKAMLAEYGTKNEVPRPSWWGGYIVVPEAVEFWQGQTTRLHDRIRFRKPRAGEEVPDGRLLHQGDDGWVYERLSP, via the exons atgtttttaacaaaacattttaaatatattcggctgtttaaaataatttcaatgatGTCTAACAGTGTGAAAGCTTGCATCCCGAACTCATCTTATTCTATAGATATTGGAG gGATGAGGAAGAAGTACAAGGATGACTTGGAAGTGTTTACGGAAGATGACTTGAAGCTGAAGGAGCCGATCGGACAGTTCCGTGTGTGGTTCGAGGAAGCTTGCAAGAGACCTGAAATTCTGGAGCCAAACGAAGTACACCTCGCCACAGCAACAAA AGATGGTGCTCCGTCGGTGCGGCCGGTACTGCTAAAAGGGTTCGGCACAGACGGCTTCAGGTTCTTCTCCAACTACAACAGTCGAAAGGGTAGAGAACTC gcAGAAAACCCACGTGCTGCTTTGTCATTTTATTGGCCGTGCTTAAATAGATGT gtTCGTGTCGAAGGAAGAGTCGAGAAAATACCAGCCTCCGAGTCAGATGAATACTTCCACTCCCGACCAATCGGGAGTCAGATAGGCTCAGCAGTAAGTGAGCAGAGCAAGCCCATAGCTGGTCGGCAAGTCTTGATCGAAAAGGAGAAAGCTATGCTCGCAGAATATGGAACCAAAAATGAAGTTCCTCGACCATCATGGTG GGGTGGTTACATTGTTGTTCCTGAAGCTGTGGAGTTCTGGCAAGGTCAGACGACAAGACTCCATGACAGAATACGCTTTCGCAAGCCTCGTGCCGGAGAGGAGGTGCCAGATGGGAGATTGCTTCACCAGGGAGATGATGGATGGGTCTACGAGAGATTATCACCATAA
- the LOC134534160 gene encoding pyridoxine/pyridoxamine 5'-phosphate oxidase isoform X3: MRKKYKDDLEVFTEDDLKLKEPIGQFRVWFEEACKRPEILEPNEVHLATATKDGAPSVRPVLLKGFGTDGFRFFSNYNSRKGRELAENPRAALSFYWPCLNRCVRVEGRVEKIPASESDEYFHSRPIGSQIGSAVSEQSKPIAGRQVLIEKEKAMLAEYGTKNEVPRPSWWGGYIVVPEAVEFWQGQTTRLHDRIRFRKPRAGEEVPDGRLLHQGDDGWVYERLSP; this comes from the exons ATGAGGAAGAAGTACAAGGATGACTTGGAAGTGTTTACGGAAGATGACTTGAAGCTGAAGGAGCCGATCGGACAGTTCCGTGTGTGGTTCGAGGAAGCTTGCAAGAGACCTGAAATTCTGGAGCCAAACGAAGTACACCTCGCCACAGCAACAAA AGATGGTGCTCCGTCGGTGCGGCCGGTACTGCTAAAAGGGTTCGGCACAGACGGCTTCAGGTTCTTCTCCAACTACAACAGTCGAAAGGGTAGAGAACTC gcAGAAAACCCACGTGCTGCTTTGTCATTTTATTGGCCGTGCTTAAATAGATGT gtTCGTGTCGAAGGAAGAGTCGAGAAAATACCAGCCTCCGAGTCAGATGAATACTTCCACTCCCGACCAATCGGGAGTCAGATAGGCTCAGCAGTAAGTGAGCAGAGCAAGCCCATAGCTGGTCGGCAAGTCTTGATCGAAAAGGAGAAAGCTATGCTCGCAGAATATGGAACCAAAAATGAAGTTCCTCGACCATCATGGTG GGGTGGTTACATTGTTGTTCCTGAAGCTGTGGAGTTCTGGCAAGGTCAGACGACAAGACTCCATGACAGAATACGCTTTCGCAAGCCTCGTGCCGGAGAGGAGGTGCCAGATGGGAGATTGCTTCACCAGGGAGATGATGGATGGGTCTACGAGAGATTATCACCATAA